The Niastella koreensis GR20-10 genome includes a window with the following:
- a CDS encoding MG2 domain-containing protein, translating into MRTVYSIVFSLITLSCFSQEGQTAVWQQIELSMRTKDSLNATGNRLEQLKQDAIKNNDAANIARAYCYLMLLKDQRTEDSLYFRNSAFIDSILLSRTDTTLKAMMHYLQAQRLWKFSRMYLKFNRATYEKKDLPVNYGALNRNELDSLINFHFDQAIAIATYLQQTGQEPPLEKMLWLSSTPASFLYSPLLTDIIYAEQIICNRAAEAFSPHNYKVGAWLSLPGHAFMDTIQAVIGRQVFKDRVLSHYFKWIEQTASRKNVQSFIEFSVRQYLYQQREYENDLALQKTWETGLNEISHSEYPETKAAAIFDLCLLYKQWAEKYPAQLGVYDRRPYDTAFQFYYVKAIHLYENNKALFECYSNLKAQLDELYDLRNPFVQVNMKYENVPVRPILVRLEYKNTPQFFYRIVRMDLNERIDEKKGGAAFAGRPIYRAQTIALPLPEDYNLHRTFLKIDPLPVGRYCLLFSYDSSFVDTLVSCQPFLVTSLAVINSNERVYVLNRFTGMPVPGAKVNASYVDSKDTLYVAYTANSKGAVILPKKENYTLLISHKGDSLPESANVEKEEIAEDVYTKKEYDDLVDYYDDKIRVEIFTDRSIYRPGQTVFFKAVFLTKNPKTGEACLLNETNLKRGLNNWLKKWIKAEEPELTLEDPFGRTVDSLLIHPDSYGAVSGSFILPRNAPTGRWQIEPDYFDEGTNSGSFQVEEYKRPTFELTVSPPEKNCRFGDTLSFVLKLRSFSGSTLNNIPVKYSIERSGGDEIRNIRDTIAYTDAQGRLIIPIIDTAGYNIDKRKDIAFTYELEASATDVTGETHEVSGSLRVATRPVKIRIPLNTAINKNDLRPLLFNTKDVNGLEINSILKAKLYRIVNGDKKNDKDYSGYTDQWLYDRNELAGWFRDVQFHASPKEQEELVFETTINTAKSDKFRWPVDLLATGNYRLEVTAMEDSILTGTASKLFSVFEPGTQLPAGDHLFFQLSGNYLKRGDTLTLFSGTDRDSAYRIIQLKYYSLKGGKKTLQNRFTEGLETKGIKQWTLKLPDDVTDRLQISEVYVAGNEVYHHDENVIIATDASAPKIIVEKFRSTLTPGAQTTYAVSIKTNDKATAAQLMTVIYDAALDKLAEHHWEIPAGERSRSLRSDWTSGISYEVSKHSLLTKKPEELVMQLMGRAPGLMVTNATGLNDVIVVGYGGETTNRYMTSSMSAINIRGLNGIRLEDYKLPLVVLDGVPYTGELSSLNVKEITEIMVLKDADATAIYGARGAGGVLLISTKGEIKLPVVKKEPVLKVRNNFNETAFFAPAIYAGKDGLYTFTFTTAESLTEWSWKLLAHTRELQFAYAEKKLVTQLPLMIQPQLPTHLYQGDRIIIKSRITNLDTLRVTGMAQCKIEDAVTGSALTPLLVTKPEVAFEAGAQSNAVAAFELKVPETLLHPIRISLTAKTGEYADGEEHELPILSRKILVKQNQAIVLKGREMTISRPAINNLYGVELSVPEKPQAALLYSLPFLANYSYNCAEQLFNRMYAHVTALQLMRKDTVLRELYHATIRSANTPAERPITALAQETMPWLTSGNKAAKDQAALLEILDTLRAKEKIRDYLEKIRKCQNSDGGMSWFPGGQSDAGISFYLLARFGALYRAGVSQLFPEMEVPINNLIHYCNNKLFEEKDPNHLPSVYYYYALSFWTQHYTLDSSQAVMRQSHFGRYWKEQYMLSLKDQALLCVATIRYFHDNLYQKAVEILESIKERAIADPVNGTRWKELAESEDIGATSEETIAYLFEAYSEAGDREGVQPHVVQWLLTNKQQHQWSTTTGTAAIISVLLQQKGSAAGTTNAVKALWPDTTLKVADGLLDGSRIAFHEAKAFSPLVIQKATDSPVSINLGWYYFAEPDSVAGLSNGVRIQKTISRYNEKAKSWEKAGETNVLQLGEKIRITISIETAKALRYVFINDQKAAAFESTVYQSGYHWGSDFTYYESIRDAGRQFFADLIPSGRTQIEYEMTVAHEGSFNSGLTSLECMYRPEISAYGNVQKISAGD; encoded by the coding sequence ATGAGAACTGTATACTCGATCGTTTTTTCGCTGATAACTCTTTCCTGCTTTTCCCAGGAAGGTCAAACGGCCGTATGGCAGCAAATCGAGTTGTCCATGCGCACAAAGGATAGCCTGAATGCCACCGGCAACCGCCTGGAACAATTAAAACAGGATGCCATTAAAAATAACGATGCGGCTAACATTGCCAGGGCCTACTGCTATCTCATGCTGCTGAAGGACCAAAGAACGGAAGACAGCCTGTATTTCCGCAACTCCGCCTTTATTGACAGTATTCTTTTGTCGCGGACAGATACCACGTTGAAGGCGATGATGCATTACCTGCAGGCGCAACGCCTGTGGAAGTTCAGCAGAATGTACCTGAAGTTCAACCGGGCCACTTATGAAAAAAAGGACCTGCCGGTAAATTATGGAGCATTAAACCGTAATGAGCTTGACAGCCTGATCAATTTTCATTTTGACCAGGCTATAGCTATTGCAACGTATTTACAGCAAACCGGCCAGGAGCCGCCCCTGGAAAAAATGCTATGGCTTTCTTCTACGCCTGCTTCTTTCTTGTATAGCCCTTTACTTACTGATATTATCTATGCTGAGCAGATCATTTGCAACCGGGCTGCAGAAGCATTCTCCCCCCATAACTACAAGGTCGGCGCCTGGCTATCTCTTCCCGGCCATGCCTTTATGGATACGATCCAGGCAGTGATAGGCAGGCAGGTTTTTAAAGACCGGGTGCTTTCCCACTATTTCAAATGGATAGAACAAACTGCCAGCAGAAAGAATGTACAGTCGTTCATAGAATTTTCTGTAAGGCAGTACCTGTACCAACAACGGGAGTATGAAAATGATCTTGCTTTACAGAAAACCTGGGAGACCGGGTTAAATGAAATTTCCCATTCTGAATACCCTGAAACAAAGGCTGCGGCTATTTTCGATCTTTGTTTATTATACAAACAGTGGGCAGAAAAATATCCCGCCCAATTAGGTGTTTATGACAGACGGCCCTACGACACGGCCTTCCAGTTCTATTATGTAAAAGCAATACATCTATATGAAAATAATAAAGCTTTGTTCGAATGCTACAGCAACCTGAAAGCGCAGCTCGATGAATTGTACGATCTGCGCAATCCTTTTGTTCAGGTAAATATGAAGTATGAAAATGTACCGGTAAGGCCCATCCTGGTCCGCCTGGAATATAAAAACACACCTCAGTTCTTTTACCGGATTGTGCGGATGGACCTTAATGAAAGGATTGATGAAAAGAAGGGCGGAGCTGCATTTGCAGGACGGCCCATTTACCGTGCGCAAACGATAGCGCTTCCCTTACCCGAAGATTATAACCTGCACCGCACTTTCCTTAAAATAGATCCCTTACCTGTTGGCCGTTATTGTTTACTGTTTTCTTATGATTCATCCTTCGTGGACACACTGGTGAGCTGCCAGCCTTTTTTAGTGACCAGCCTGGCCGTCATCAACTCAAATGAAAGGGTGTATGTGCTGAACAGATTTACGGGAATGCCGGTGCCTGGCGCAAAAGTGAATGCTTCTTATGTTGATTCAAAAGACACCCTGTATGTTGCTTATACAGCCAATTCAAAAGGCGCAGTGATATTACCCAAGAAAGAAAACTATACCTTACTTATTTCTCATAAGGGCGACAGTTTGCCGGAAAGCGCCAATGTAGAGAAGGAAGAGATTGCAGAGGATGTGTACACGAAAAAAGAGTACGACGACCTGGTTGACTATTATGATGATAAGATCAGAGTAGAGATCTTTACCGACCGGAGTATTTACCGCCCGGGACAAACCGTTTTTTTTAAGGCTGTCTTTCTCACTAAAAATCCAAAGACGGGTGAAGCGTGCCTGCTGAATGAGACCAATTTAAAACGGGGGCTAAACAACTGGCTGAAAAAATGGATAAAAGCGGAGGAGCCGGAACTTACTTTGGAAGACCCTTTTGGGAGAACGGTAGACAGTTTACTGATCCATCCGGATAGCTATGGTGCCGTATCGGGTTCTTTCATCCTGCCCCGGAACGCACCTACCGGTAGATGGCAAATAGAACCCGATTATTTTGATGAAGGAACCAATAGTGGGTCCTTCCAGGTGGAAGAATATAAGCGGCCCACATTTGAATTGACCGTTTCCCCGCCGGAAAAAAACTGCCGGTTTGGCGATACGCTTTCCTTTGTCCTGAAACTGAGATCATTTTCAGGAAGCACCCTTAATAACATCCCGGTAAAATATTCTATTGAAAGATCCGGTGGTGATGAAATAAGGAATATAAGGGATACTATAGCCTATACTGATGCCCAGGGCAGGCTGATCATTCCAATCATAGACACGGCAGGATACAACATAGATAAACGGAAAGACATTGCATTCACCTACGAGCTGGAGGCCTCGGCAACGGATGTTACCGGTGAAACGCATGAGGTAAGTGGCAGCCTGCGGGTGGCCACCAGGCCGGTAAAGATCAGGATCCCACTCAATACCGCCATTAATAAAAATGATCTGCGGCCTTTATTGTTCAATACCAAAGATGTAAATGGGCTGGAGATCAATTCCATCCTGAAAGCAAAGTTATACCGCATCGTAAACGGGGATAAAAAAAATGATAAGGATTATTCCGGGTATACCGATCAGTGGTTATACGATCGCAATGAGCTGGCAGGCTGGTTTAGGGATGTGCAATTCCATGCTTCCCCAAAAGAACAGGAAGAACTGGTGTTTGAGACGACTATCAACACCGCTAAAAGCGATAAATTCCGCTGGCCGGTTGACCTGCTTGCCACCGGTAACTATCGCCTGGAAGTGACCGCCATGGAAGACAGCATACTCACGGGAACAGCTTCTAAACTTTTTTCTGTTTTTGAACCAGGTACCCAACTGCCTGCGGGCGATCATCTTTTTTTTCAGCTTTCCGGCAATTATTTGAAGAGGGGAGATACGTTGACGTTGTTTAGCGGAACCGACAGGGACAGCGCTTACCGCATCATTCAACTAAAATACTATTCGCTGAAAGGAGGGAAGAAAACTCTGCAAAACCGCTTTACAGAAGGCTTGGAGACAAAAGGCATTAAGCAATGGACCTTGAAATTGCCTGACGATGTTACTGACCGCTTACAGATAAGCGAAGTGTATGTGGCGGGAAACGAGGTATACCATCATGATGAAAACGTGATTATTGCAACTGATGCCTCAGCGCCAAAGATCATTGTAGAAAAATTCCGGAGCACACTTACACCCGGCGCCCAAACCACCTATGCTGTTTCCATCAAAACCAACGACAAGGCTACAGCGGCCCAATTGATGACGGTGATCTATGATGCCGCCCTCGATAAATTAGCGGAGCATCACTGGGAGATCCCGGCTGGTGAACGGAGCCGTTCTCTTCGCAGTGATTGGACGAGTGGCATTTCCTATGAAGTAAGTAAACACTCCCTGCTTACAAAAAAGCCTGAAGAACTTGTAATGCAATTGATGGGGCGGGCGCCGGGGTTGATGGTAACAAACGCTACCGGTCTCAATGATGTAATTGTGGTAGGTTATGGAGGGGAGACAACCAACAGATACATGACAAGTAGTATGTCTGCCATTAACATCCGGGGGTTAAATGGTATCCGGTTAGAAGATTATAAACTGCCGTTGGTTGTGCTGGATGGAGTACCCTATACCGGAGAGCTGTCTTCATTAAACGTAAAAGAAATTACGGAGATCATGGTGCTGAAAGACGCCGATGCCACCGCTATCTATGGTGCGCGGGGAGCTGGTGGTGTATTGCTGATCAGTACAAAGGGTGAAATAAAATTACCGGTTGTAAAAAAGGAACCGGTATTGAAGGTGCGCAATAACTTTAATGAAACGGCCTTTTTTGCACCGGCCATTTATGCCGGTAAAGATGGGTTGTATACATTCACCTTCACTACTGCGGAAAGCCTTACCGAATGGAGCTGGAAACTGCTGGCCCATACCCGGGAGCTGCAGTTTGCGTATGCCGAAAAAAAGCTGGTGACTCAACTGCCTTTGATGATACAACCGCAATTACCTACACATCTTTACCAGGGCGACCGCATCATTATTAAAAGCCGGATTACCAATCTGGATACCCTGCGGGTAACAGGAATGGCGCAGTGTAAAATAGAAGATGCAGTTACCGGTAGCGCCCTTACCCCGCTGCTGGTAACAAAACCAGAAGTTGCTTTTGAGGCCGGCGCCCAATCCAATGCAGTGGCCGCTTTTGAGTTGAAAGTGCCCGAGACCTTACTGCATCCCATTAGGATCAGCCTTACGGCAAAAACCGGGGAGTATGCAGATGGCGAAGAACACGAACTACCCATTCTTTCCAGGAAAATTCTGGTGAAACAAAACCAGGCAATTGTGTTGAAGGGAAGAGAAATGACAATATCCCGGCCAGCCATAAACAATTTATATGGGGTAGAATTATCAGTTCCCGAAAAGCCGCAGGCTGCCCTGTTATATTCACTGCCGTTTTTGGCCAACTATTCCTACAACTGTGCGGAACAGTTATTTAACCGGATGTATGCACATGTGACCGCCCTGCAATTGATGCGGAAAGATACTGTCTTAAGAGAGTTATACCACGCAACTATTCGCTCAGCCAATACACCTGCTGAACGCCCCATTACTGCGCTGGCTCAGGAAACCATGCCCTGGTTAACTTCAGGTAACAAGGCTGCCAAAGATCAGGCAGCGTTGCTGGAGATCCTGGATACGCTCAGGGCAAAAGAAAAGATCAGGGATTACCTGGAGAAGATCAGGAAGTGTCAGAATAGCGATGGCGGCATGAGCTGGTTCCCGGGCGGACAATCAGATGCCGGGATCTCCTTTTATCTGCTGGCACGCTTTGGTGCACTGTACAGGGCGGGTGTATCGCAGCTATTCCCGGAGATGGAAGTGCCCATCAATAATTTGATCCATTATTGTAACAACAAGCTATTCGAAGAGAAGGATCCTAATCATCTTCCCTCCGTTTATTATTATTATGCACTCAGTTTCTGGACTCAGCATTATACGTTGGATAGTTCCCAGGCAGTTATGAGGCAATCTCATTTCGGGCGGTACTGGAAAGAACAGTATATGCTTTCTTTAAAAGACCAGGCTTTACTTTGTGTTGCCACCATACGGTATTTCCACGATAACCTGTATCAAAAGGCAGTAGAAATTTTGGAGTCTATAAAGGAACGTGCTATTGCAGATCCCGTGAATGGTACCCGCTGGAAGGAATTGGCTGAAAGCGAGGACATAGGTGCTACCAGCGAAGAAACGATTGCCTACCTGTTTGAAGCTTATAGCGAAGCAGGAGATAGGGAAGGCGTGCAACCCCATGTTGTGCAATGGCTGCTTACCAATAAGCAGCAGCACCAATGGAGTACAACTACCGGTACGGCAGCTATTATTTCGGTTTTATTGCAACAAAAAGGTTCAGCTGCCGGAACTACTAACGCAGTAAAAGCCTTGTGGCCTGATACCACTTTAAAAGTAGCTGACGGACTCCTGGATGGCAGCCGGATAGCTTTTCATGAAGCAAAGGCATTTTCTCCTTTGGTTATTCAAAAGGCAACCGACTCGCCGGTAAGCATAAATCTGGGCTGGTATTATTTTGCAGAACCGGATAGTGTGGCCGGTTTAAGTAACGGAGTGCGCATCCAAAAAACAATTTCCCGCTACAATGAAAAAGCAAAAAGCTGGGAAAAAGCAGGGGAAACAAATGTACTGCAATTGGGAGAAAAGATCAGGATAACCATCAGCATCGAAACGGCAAAGGCTTTACGTTATGTATTCATCAACGACCAGAAAGCGGCAGCATTTGAATCAACTGTTTATCAAAGCGGCTATCATTGGGGAAGCGACTTCACCTATTATGAATCAATCCGTGATGCCGGCCGGCAATTCTTCGCCGATCTTATTCCATCCGGCAGAACACAAATTGAATACGAAATGACGGTAGCCCATGAAGGCAGCTTTAATTCGGGGTTAACTTCGCTGGAATGTATGTATCGCCCTGAAATATCAGCGTACGGTAATGTACAAAAGATATCGGCAGGAGATTAA
- a CDS encoding TonB-dependent receptor yields the protein MNIAKLITRLLLVFCLCNVFPDLYAQETIASLEGVIKDSKGAPLEGVTITLVHEPTGFTTKAASNSKGYYFVNNLQPGGPYTISFSSIGFANDDRSNVTLTLGSNTINPKLEESSKTLTEVTISASRGIKGGANLTVGQNQIKNMPTLSRSLQDMTKITPQSNNNSFAGTNFRYNNVTIDGAINNDAIGFSPSLGGQTNSSGQPGSSTRTNPVSLDAIQDVQVYLTPYDVKIGNFLGGSINAVTRSGSNQVHGSVYGFGRAAFLVGPNNAGDKSSLPTDFHEYQSGFRVGLPIIKNKLFFFTNEEITRRVDPVILAAGSADNPVISLAQAQSIDSVMRNKYGLSNGAGAYGNTSIYSNSTKFFNRIDWVISPKHRLSLRNNTIRSEATNLERDQQNFRFGSIDFKQVNNQSSTVMELKSNFNSALSNSLVLGYSNIHDYREPSSNPSLPQVEIASNGGTIFLGTDREGAIFNMKQKTYEFTDNFTWVKGMNTFTFGTHNEFYDITYGFVNSWNGRVAYSSVNDFLNNNPNRVRTNYNYTDNTRDYIMSHPPAAFKINLYSLYAQDEIRVGKLKLTPGIRADLASLPNKQPLSTKTTGAPVDPNYGNTYTYTLPKDIKNDFLGQVQISPRLGFNYDVMGNQRFIIRGGSGIFTGRIPFAWLGYAYYNNGVTFGAYDQRSSTPYTAGSDPIKDALSSNIGEANFVKNQKKDVNDPTGATQVDLVDNKFKMPQVWRSSLAFDYTIPGGWKFTLEGIYTKVLYDLKFQQINYVDNPTYWVYDTKHQQPIYSGAKINPLYTNAYLLSNTKQGNRYSITGQVNKTFDFGLAVTAAYTYGQSKDITNGIRNSMESNWQLNQSLSPNNPGLAYSNFDIRHRIVSTVNYRLDWNNAKKYITTVQFFFSAASGVPFSYGLVNTTYDGTGQSQSLVYIPKTEELGSFFKDQTMATAFDNYVNSDKYLKTRRGDFTQRNGGRTPWNTQLDMRLSQDFNLSVGKSTHTITFTYDIVNLTNLLNSKWGRVYFSPNTFNSMASTGLKVTAPATAGAYPTYTWTNPGTPYSMDLFGSRYQMQAGLRYTF from the coding sequence ATGAACATCGCAAAACTAATTACACGACTACTTTTGGTTTTTTGTCTATGTAATGTGTTTCCTGATTTGTATGCGCAGGAAACAATCGCTTCGCTTGAGGGCGTGATCAAAGACAGCAAAGGCGCTCCATTGGAAGGAGTGACCATTACGCTGGTACATGAGCCTACAGGATTTACTACCAAAGCAGCCAGTAATAGCAAAGGTTATTATTTCGTAAATAACCTGCAACCCGGCGGCCCTTACACCATTAGCTTTTCATCAATTGGTTTTGCCAATGATGACAGAAGTAATGTAACCCTTACACTGGGTTCCAACACCATCAACCCGAAATTGGAGGAATCGTCTAAAACCTTAACAGAGGTTACCATTTCTGCCAGCCGCGGTATAAAAGGTGGGGCTAATTTAACGGTAGGGCAAAACCAGATCAAGAATATGCCCACGTTAAGCAGAAGCCTGCAGGATATGACAAAAATTACTCCGCAGAGCAATAACAACTCATTTGCCGGTACCAACTTCCGCTATAACAACGTTACCATCGATGGCGCTATCAATAACGACGCTATCGGGTTCAGTCCTTCATTAGGAGGTCAAACCAACTCATCCGGACAACCAGGCAGCAGTACCCGTACCAACCCGGTATCGCTGGATGCTATCCAGGACGTTCAGGTATATCTTACTCCATATGATGTTAAGATCGGTAACTTCCTTGGAGGCAGTATCAATGCCGTAACCCGTAGCGGTAGCAACCAGGTTCACGGTTCAGTATATGGCTTTGGCCGTGCAGCCTTCCTGGTAGGACCTAACAACGCCGGTGATAAAAGCAGCCTGCCTACCGATTTCCACGAGTATCAAAGCGGTTTCAGAGTAGGTCTTCCCATTATCAAGAACAAGCTTTTCTTTTTTACCAATGAAGAGATCACCCGCCGGGTAGACCCTGTTATCCTGGCCGCTGGTTCTGCAGATAACCCGGTTATTTCCCTTGCCCAGGCCCAATCTATCGATTCGGTAATGCGCAATAAATATGGCCTTTCAAATGGCGCCGGCGCTTATGGAAATACTTCTATCTACTCTAATTCTACCAAATTCTTCAACCGTATAGACTGGGTGATCAGCCCTAAACACCGGTTGTCGCTCAGAAATAATACGATCAGGTCAGAAGCTACCAACCTGGAGCGCGACCAACAGAACTTCCGTTTTGGTAGTATTGATTTCAAACAGGTGAATAATCAGTCTTCTACTGTAATGGAGTTGAAATCAAATTTCAATAGTGCTTTGTCTAACAGCCTGGTGCTGGGTTACTCAAACATTCATGATTACAGAGAGCCTTCTTCTAATCCATCTTTACCACAGGTTGAGATCGCTTCCAATGGCGGTACCATCTTTTTGGGTACCGATAGAGAAGGGGCCATCTTCAACATGAAACAGAAGACCTATGAGTTCACCGACAACTTTACCTGGGTTAAAGGGATGAACACCTTTACATTTGGCACACACAACGAGTTTTATGACATTACCTATGGATTTGTAAATTCCTGGAACGGCCGCGTTGCTTACAGCAGTGTGAACGACTTCCTCAATAACAATCCTAACCGGGTTAGAACCAACTATAACTATACCGATAATACCCGTGATTATATCATGAGTCATCCCCCTGCCGCATTCAAGATCAACCTGTACAGTTTGTATGCACAGGATGAGATCCGCGTGGGCAAGTTAAAACTGACTCCTGGTATCAGGGCTGACCTGGCTTCTTTGCCAAACAAACAACCGCTCAGTACCAAAACAACCGGAGCTCCTGTTGATCCTAACTACGGCAACACGTATACTTATACCCTGCCAAAGGATATCAAAAACGACTTCCTGGGACAAGTACAGATTTCACCCCGCCTCGGATTCAATTATGATGTAATGGGCAATCAGCGCTTTATCATCAGAGGCGGTAGCGGCATCTTCACTGGCCGTATACCATTCGCCTGGTTAGGTTATGCCTATTATAACAACGGCGTTACCTTCGGCGCCTATGACCAACGCTCTTCTACACCCTATACTGCCGGTTCTGATCCTATCAAAGACGCTCTCAGCAGCAACATAGGCGAAGCGAACTTTGTAAAGAATCAAAAGAAGGATGTTAATGACCCCACCGGTGCTACCCAGGTTGACTTAGTTGACAACAAATTTAAAATGCCACAGGTATGGCGCAGCAGCCTGGCTTTTGATTATACGATCCCTGGCGGATGGAAATTCACCCTGGAAGGAATTTATACCAAGGTACTTTATGACCTGAAGTTCCAACAGATCAACTATGTTGATAATCCTACTTACTGGGTGTATGATACCAAACATCAACAACCTATTTACTCAGGTGCAAAGATCAATCCATTATATACCAACGCTTATTTGTTAAGCAATACCAAACAGGGAAACAGATACAGCATCACCGGCCAGGTGAACAAGACATTTGATTTTGGTCTTGCTGTAACTGCGGCTTATACTTATGGTCAGTCAAAAGATATCACCAATGGTATCCGTAACTCCATGGAATCTAACTGGCAGTTGAACCAGTCATTGAGCCCCAACAACCCCGGTTTGGCTTATTCTAACTTTGATATCCGTCACAGGATCGTTTCTACCGTTAATTACAGACTTGACTGGAACAATGCGAAGAAATATATTACCACCGTTCAATTCTTCTTCAGCGCTGCTTCCGGAGTACCTTTCTCATATGGATTGGTTAACACCACTTATGATGGAACCGGTCAGTCACAAAGCCTGGTTTACATTCCAAAAACAGAAGAGCTGGGTTCGTTCTTTAAAGATCAGACAATGGCCACTGCTTTTGACAACTACGTAAACAGCGATAAGTATCTGAAAACCCGTCGTGGTGATTTCACACAACGCAATGGCGGACGTACACCCTGGAATACACAGCTGGACATGCGTCTTTCACAGGATTTCAACTTAAGTGTTGGAAAGAGCACCCACACGATCACATTTACCTATGATATTGTGAACCTCACCAATTTGCTGAACAGTAAATGGGGCAGAGTTTATTTCTCACCCAATACGTTTAACTCAATGGCATCAACAGGTTTAAAGGTTACAGCTCCTGCTACTGCCGGCGCTTACCCAACCTATACCTGGACCAACCCAGGCACACCATATTCAATGGATCTCTTCGGCTCACGTTACCAAATGCAAGCTGGTTTGAGATATACTTTCTAA
- a CDS encoding sialidase family protein, producing MKYLIPFIIIIYCTGCMNTPAKPLIAPEQAVQIDAVPGQCPFLTKDENGNTVMSWVRMVNDSTSAFCYAICTNGKTFGAPVVIPNSGNIQPHGENLPKIIFKPSHEIIALWGAANANPRNKYSGLVYYVQSFDAGKSWTAPRSLVTDTASYDQRYYDIALLPNGEAGIVWLDNRKTITKKGSALYFATTQGKNGFANARLISQPCCQCCRTDLFVDKKGSMHVLYRGIINDSIRDMVHMVSTDAGQSFSAPERISNDNWVLNGCPHTGPAMTENADGLHFSWFTGGKIKGCFYTRSTDNGKTFVQHDSVSSQGSHPQLASLTNGTVVIVWDESKVVNSKVSKKIGIQVRDIDGKSKGLNFLTADSSSASFPVLSSLNDHQSMVAYTLNSGDKPFVTYQLVDIN from the coding sequence ATGAAATACCTGATTCCCTTTATTATCATTATATATTGTACCGGATGTATGAATACCCCGGCGAAGCCATTGATTGCGCCGGAACAGGCGGTACAAATTGATGCTGTTCCCGGCCAGTGCCCCTTCCTTACCAAAGATGAAAACGGCAATACCGTCATGAGCTGGGTGCGCATGGTAAATGACAGTACCTCTGCATTTTGCTATGCCATTTGTACAAATGGAAAAACCTTTGGGGCGCCGGTGGTGATCCCCAACAGCGGAAATATTCAGCCCCATGGCGAAAACCTGCCCAAGATCATCTTTAAACCCTCGCATGAAATAATTGCTTTATGGGGAGCTGCCAACGCCAATCCCCGGAATAAATATTCAGGCCTGGTGTATTATGTACAGTCGTTTGATGCCGGAAAAAGCTGGACGGCTCCCAGGTCGCTGGTTACCGATACCGCCAGTTACGATCAGCGCTATTACGACATCGCTTTATTGCCCAATGGCGAAGCGGGTATTGTTTGGCTCGATAACCGGAAAACCATCACAAAGAAAGGCTCAGCCCTGTATTTTGCAACTACGCAGGGTAAGAATGGTTTTGCAAATGCGCGGTTAATCAGTCAGCCCTGTTGCCAGTGCTGCCGTACCGATCTGTTTGTTGATAAAAAAGGAAGTATGCATGTGCTGTACCGCGGTATTATCAATGACAGCATTCGTGATATGGTGCATATGGTGTCAACTGATGCCGGCCAATCCTTTTCAGCGCCTGAAAGGATCAGCAATGACAACTGGGTGTTGAATGGTTGCCCGCACACGGGGCCGGCCATGACGGAAAATGCAGACGGCCTGCACTTCTCCTGGTTTACCGGCGGAAAAATAAAGGGTTGTTTTTATACCAGGTCAACCGATAATGGTAAGACCTTTGTGCAACATGACAGTGTAAGTTCACAAGGCTCGCATCCCCAGCTGGCTTCGTTAACCAATGGAACGGTAGTGATTGTTTGGGATGAATCGAAAGTGGTAAACAGTAAGGTTAGTAAAAAAATAGGCATCCAGGTGAGAGATATAGATGGAAAAAGCAAAGGGCTGAATTTTTTAACCGCCGACAGTTCGTCTGCCAGCTTCCCGGTACTGTCATCATTAAACGATCATCAGTCGATGGTGGCCTATACCCTGAACAGTGGTGATAAACCTTTTGTAACCTATCAACTGGTAGATATCAATTAA
- a CDS encoding YHS domain-containing protein gives MKLYVLLALPVITVLFACKNSSDAKAVETAHKDSATVTKPKQPFEGVAFASKMDLACGMMLSAGVTDTAHYKDKIYGFCSKECKEDFLKTPEAFLASKYRK, from the coding sequence ATGAAATTATATGTATTGTTAGCCCTGCCTGTAATAACGGTATTGTTTGCCTGTAAGAACAGCAGCGATGCAAAGGCTGTTGAAACTGCCCATAAAGATTCAGCAACGGTGACAAAACCCAAACAGCCTTTTGAGGGCGTTGCATTTGCCAGTAAAATGGACCTGGCCTGCGGCATGATGCTATCGGCGGGAGTAACCGATACTGCTCATTATAAAGATAAAATTTACGGTTTCTGTTCTAAGGAGTGTAAAGAAGATTTTCTTAAAACGCCGGAAGCGTTTTTAGCTTCAAAATACAGGAAGTAA
- a CDS encoding ATP-binding protein codes for MSVTDNGIGFNQADADKMFTIFGRLHPREAYRGSGTGRTICQKIANAHGGYISAEGAPGKGATFRCFLPLEQPAE; via the coding sequence ATCAGCGTAACAGATAATGGCATTGGCTTCAACCAGGCCGATGCCGATAAAATGTTCACCATCTTCGGGCGCCTGCACCCGCGCGAAGCATACCGGGGTTCAGGTACGGGACGTACTATTTGTCAGAAGATAGCCAATGCCCACGGCGGCTATATATCAGCAGAAGGGGCACCCGGAAAAGGCGCCACCTTCCGGTGTTTTCTTCCATTGGAACAACCTGCGGAATAG